The proteins below come from a single Malus domestica chromosome 03, GDT2T_hap1 genomic window:
- the LOC103413727 gene encoding diaboline synthase-like codes for MTTSEIKVEVIHKETIKPSSPTPRHFKTLKLSVFDQIASDLYVPLLFFYRRHNSSVPSAEISNILKTSLSKTLTLFYPWAGQFQYNDSIGCNDRGAEFLEAQVNCPISKILDNPDAHQMLFKQLLPAEHMGLARAAGSGNLILVQASFFECGGVAIGASISHKVADAITGSTFINTWAAFAFGSSVVSSTTTGDHQEVVKFPAPKIFGVPASLFPPLDFLNTHHPVVEYAKEKCMTRRFLFGASEIAALKSKSASSTVPNPSCVEVVSVLVWKCAMEASRSNSGFMKPSVWCQAVNMREILAKPLADKNLLGSLVGLSMTKTQLDIDNQDLLALVALLRKGIKVFKENFGNGISGEEAFEIFKEYGNLLRRDDIETYSCSSLCRLPFYSADFGWGKPLCVFISSAHIKNAIKFMDTRDGDGMEVILTFKEEDIAKIENNKELLAYSQPVQQKMRMKAKL; via the coding sequence ATGACCACTTCAGAGATCAAGGTTGAAGTCATCCACAaggaaacaattaaaccatcctCACCAACTCCTCGCCACTTCAAAACCCTCAAACTTTCTGTCTTTGATCAGATTGCTTCCGATCTTTACGTTCCGCTTCTGTTCTTCTATCGACGCCATAATTCTTCAGTCCCTTCTGCTGAAATATCCAATATTCTAAAAACATCATTATCTAAAACTCTAACTCTCTTTTATCCCTGGGCAGGCCAATTCCAATATAATGATTCAATCGGCTGCAATGACCGTGGGGCTGAGTTTCTTGAAGCCCAAGTCAACTGTCCGATATCAAAGATTTTGGACAATCCGGATGCTCATCAAATGCTATTTAAGCAACTTCTTCCAGCTGAGCATATGGGATTAGCAAGAGCTGCAGGATCAGGCAATCTTATACTAGTCCAGGCCAGCTTCTTTGAATGCGGTGGGGTAGCAATCGGGGCCAGTATTTCTCACAAGGTCGCCGATGCCATTACAGGCAGCACATTCATTAATACTTGGGCTGCATTTGCCTTTGGCTCATCAGTCGTCAGTAGTACTACTACTGGTGATCATCAAGAGGTGGTGAAGTTTCCCGCTCCAAAAATATTTGGTGTCCCAGCTTCGCTCTTCCCTCCACTAGATTTCCTAAACACACACCACCCCGTCGTGGAATATGCTAAAGAAAAGTGTATGACAAGGAGATTTCTGTTTGGTGCCTCAGAGATTGCTGCTCTCAAGTCCAAATCTGCAAGCTCCACCGTGCCAAATCCTTCATGCGTTGAAGTTGTGTCCGTTCTCGTTTGGAAATGCGCAATGGAAGCATCAAGATCAAACTCGGGTTTTATGAAGCCCTCCGTATGGTGCCAAGCGGTGAATATGCGTGAAATATTAGCTAAGCCCTTGGCGGACAAAAACTTATTGGGAAGTCTTGTGGGGTTGTCTATGACAAAGACACAACTAGATATTGATAATCAAGATCTTCTAGCCTTGGTTGCTTTATTGAGGAAAGGCATAAAGGTATTTAAAGAAAACTTTGGCAACGGAATTAGTGGGGAAGAAGCATTTGAAATCTTCAAAGAGTATGGAAACCTCTTAAGAAGGGATGATATAGAGACCTATAGTTGCAGCAGTCTGTGCAGGTTGCCCTTTTATTCAGCCGATTTTGGATGGGGAAAGCCGTTATGTGTCTTTATTAGCAGTGCACATATCAAGAATGCGATAAAGTTCATGGATACAAGAGATGGTGATGGCATGGAAGTGATCTTGACTTTCAAGGAAGAAGACATCgccaaaattgaaaataataagGAGCTGCTTGCATATTCACAGCCAGTTCAACAGAAAATGAGGATGAAGGCAAAGTTATAG
- the LOC103422647 gene encoding zinc finger protein ZAT3-like encodes MKTFQRKILIEYLNGADDTKGKELVLYNGHKTQAVDRSRTCSECGMRFRNGQALGGHISIHFQRHLGPKNNKKFKVKQQQLLLEYPSWNNSRLSCQVCNKTFPSMKSLCGHMGSHRQRAQSPPPSSSLSSADQYSDGDSYIDSASKHYKYAKSKKGKFLDGYKGHHVCPICLKTFPTGQALGGHKRSHYYKGGPVLKAAAAAKNKVASTNGLEDSAKIKVASADDREDCVIIDPGSQHWTDETIHVASRRILLDLDLNKPPKEDDDGSN; translated from the coding sequence ATGAAGACCTTTCAACGGAAAATCTTGATAGAATATCTGAATGGTGCTGATGATACCAAGGGTAAAGAACTAGTACTATATAATGGTCATAAAACCCAGGCAGTAGATCGAAGTCGAACATGTAGCGAGTGCGGTATGAGATTTCGGAATGGACAAGCTTTGGGAGGTCACATAAGCATCCACTTTCAACGCCATCTAGGTCCGAAGAACAACAAGAAGTTTAAGGTGAAGCAACAACAATTGTTATTAGAATACCCTTCTTGGAATAACAGTAGGCTCTCATGCCAAGTTTGCAACAAGACTTTCCCATCAATGAAATCCTTGTGTGGCCACATGGGATCGCATCGCCAAAGAGCCCAGTCTCCtcctccatcttcttccttATCTTCAGCTGATCAGTACTCGGACGGTGATAGTTATATTGATTCTGCAAGCAAGCACTACAAGTATGCCAAATCAAAGAAAGGAAAATTCTTAGATGGCTACAAAGGCCATCATGTATGCCCTATTTGCTTAAAGACGTTCCCAACAGGGCAGGCACTTGGCGGCCATAAAAGATCTCACTACTATAAAGGAGGACCAGTTCTAAAAGCTGCAGCAGCAGCTAAAAACAAAGTTGCATCGACCAATGGACTTGAAGATTCAGCTAAAATCAAAGTTGCATCGGCCGATGATCGTGAAGATTGTGTGATCATAGATCCAGGAAGTCAACATTGGACTGATGAAACAATTCACGTTGCAAGTCGTAGAATATTATTAGACTTGGATCTCAACAAACCTCCTAAGGAGGATGATGACGGTTCGAATTAG
- the LOC103422653 gene encoding uncharacterized protein: protein MDDDDVHAQEIEEQVALRGDDYHKGKQVVLDSDVHHRSGDRVCEQCGKRFQNGKALGGHRKVHLNQSLLPKKNKALFKQKKKHGSSKGGSSSEVSCYVCKKDFPSIKSLHGHMRLHRERDWKGVRPPGAVQPLSEESKSSSYEIGSDDDCEHDDNDDGYRDSSFSDHTIDTDNDAAIFLVNWRNIEQRRRIAYQRDPNGEDKVGEFGLKKLIEESPVGYKGNPSSKNIKFDDDSKKITMEGSKSFGGAKPKKDFSLFGQTHKQISRKPQEFRVTRSDATLSDMNVDESAGFSSKYAAHQVSESALEKAIEESPGGYKGNKTSEKSRSESVNFVPNKLSIGGKEKASVDDDDDGHDDNDENVDQTSWKVKLKKAMKEVSKTGKKPTKDTALNDQTHYQISRRTQEFGAKYAERENYNGPSATCNQVLERAEEAEAVEHETKEFVCNICPCKFSTGQAPGGHKRCHNYRVPVEEAPETAEVAPVAEEDGEITTVPEKLDLDLNQLPYESNDE from the coding sequence atggatgatgatgatgtaCATGCACAAGAGATTGAAGAACAAGTAGCGCTACGTGGCGATGATTATCATAAGGGTAAACAAGTAGTACTAGACAGTGATGTTCATCATCGAAGTGGAGATCGGGTTTGTGAGCAATGTGGGAAGAGATTTCAAAATGGAAAAGCTTTGGGAGGTCACAGAAAGGTTCATCTCAATCAGTCTCTTCTTCCCAAGAAGAACAAAGCATTGTTTAAGCAGAAGAAGAAACACGGTTCTTCCAAAGGCGGCAGCAGCAGTGAAGTCTCGTGCTACGTTTGCAAAAAGGATTTCCCATCTATCAAATCCTTGCACGGACACATGAGACTCCATCGCGAAAGAGACTGGAAGGGTGTCAGACCTCCTGGGGCTGTTCAGCCTCTTTCCGAAGAAAGTAAATCTTCTTCATACGAAATTGGCTCCGATGATGATTGTGAACATGACGACAATGATGACGGCTATCGTGATAGTAGTTTTTCTGATCACACCATAGATACAGACAATGATGCAGcaatttttttagtaaactGGAGGAATATTGAACAAAGACGCAGGATTGCTTACCAAAGAGATCCTAATGGTGAAGACAAAGTTGGTGAATTCGGACTGAAGAAGCTAATAGAAGAGTCACCAGTTGGATACAAAGGTAACCCTTCATCCAAGAACATCAAATTTGATGATGATAGTAAGAAAATTACCATGGAGGGAAGTAAAAGTTTTGGAGgtgcaaaacccaaaaaagattTCAGCTTGTTTGGTCAAACCCACAAGCAAATTTCAAGGAAGCCTCAAGAGTTTAGAGTCACAAGATCAGATGCAACGTTGAGTGACATGAATGTAGACGAATCAGCCGGGTTTAGTAGTAAATATGCAGCTCACCAAGTTAGTGAATCGGCATTGGAGAAGGCAATAGAAGAGTCACCTGGTGGATACAAAGGCAATAAAACTTCGGAGAAAAGTAGGTCTGAGAGTGTGAATTTTGTGCCGAATAAGTTAAGCATTGGAGGTAAAGAAAAGGCTTCtgtggatgatgatgatgatggtcaCGACGACAACGATGAGAATGTTGATCAGACTAGTTGGAAGGTGAAGCTGAAAAAGGCGATGAAGGAGGTTTCGAAAACAGGTAAAAAACCCACCAAAGACACGGCTTTAAATGATCAAACCCACTACCAGATTTCACGAAGAACTCAGGAATTTGGTGCGAAGTATGCTGAAAGAGAAAATTACAATGGCCCTAGCGCTACCTGTAACCAAGTACTTGAAAGAGCAGAAGAAGCTGAAGCAGTGGAGCACGAGACCAAAGAGTTTGTGTGCAACATCTGCCCCTGCAAGTTCTCAACAGGTCAGGCTCCGGGAGGCCACAAGAGATGTCACAACTATAGAGTACCGGTGGAAGAAGCTCCGGAGACAGCAGAAGTAGCACCGGTGGCTGAAGAAGACGGTGAGATCACTACTGTTCCTGAAAAACTAGACTTGGATCTCAATCAACTTCCTTACGAATCAAACGATGAGTGA
- the LOC103421981 gene encoding uncharacterized protein, translating to MDGQWTVIKCPYFTKFQLTVETVNRADNGHSDNVHGLSKAQLATRDVETVDIASSARDYWSHIVGTNNTDFSQFTSTKTGRGPLLEGWQDTSDPVMTAYKLVTIDAPYWGFGNKLERALLLGERALFLESHRNCFSWIDEWSGMTVEQIRERERHRNSEIQELGRPTLVKSLEDIDQRLLPESEEIYSGQRPQLST from the exons ATGGATGGCCAATGGACAGTAATCAAG TGCCCATACTTCACCAAGTTTCAGCTGACCGTCGAAACAGTTAACAGAGCTGACAATGGCCATTCGGATAAT GTTCATGGTCTAAGCAAAGCACAACTAGCAACCAGGGATGTGGAAACTGTTGATATTGCTTCATCTGCAAGGGATTACTGGAGTCACATAGTTGGCACTAACAACACCGACTTTTCCCAATTTACATCAACGAAAACTGGACGTGGTCCACTTTTAGAGGGCTGGCAG gACACGTCGGATCCAGTTATGACAGCCTACAAACTGGTCACCATTGATGCACCATATTGGGGTTTCGGCAATAAACTTGAACGAGCTTTGCTATTG GGTGAAAGGGCTCTTTTCCTAGAAAGCCATCGGAATTGCTTTTCTTGGATTGATGAATGGTCTGGAATGACAGTTGAACAGATACGTGAACGTGAACGACATAGAAACTCGGAG ATCCAGGAACTTGGACGGCCAACTTTGGTGAAGAGCCTAGAAGATATCGACCAGAGATTATTACCTGAAAGCGAAGAAATTTATAGCGGGCAGAGACCTCAACTTTCAACTTAA
- the LOC103422012 gene encoding LOW QUALITY PROTEIN: carbamoyl phosphate synthase arginine-specific large chain, chloroplastic (The sequence of the model RefSeq protein was modified relative to this genomic sequence to represent the inferred CDS: inserted 3 bases in 3 codons; substituted 4 bases at 4 genomic stop codons) yields the protein KLGARSSSLPALRLRSFTPQFAIFPNRTSHRVNLVRCDSGNGEAAAVKEWASPKLGKRTDIKKIMILGAGQIVIRQACEFDYLGTQACKALKEDGYEVILINSNPATIMTXPDLADKTYITPITPELVEQVLEKERPDALLPTXGGQTALNLAVVLAESGTLAKYRVELIGAKLDAIKKTEDRDLFKQAMKNIGVKTPPSGIATTLEECIKIANEIGEFPLIVKPTFTLGGTGGGIVYNREEFEDICKAGIAASVTSQVLVEKSLLGWKEYELEVMKDLADNVVIICSIENIDPMGVHTGDSITVAPAQTLTDKEYQRLRDYSIAIIREIXVECGGSNVQFAVNPVDGEVMVIEMNPRVSRSSALASKATGFPIAKMAAKLSVGYSLDQIPNDITKKTPASFEPSIDYVVTKIPRFAFEKFPGSLPIMTTQMKSVGESMALGRTFQESVQKAVRSLECGFSGXGCAKIKELDXDWEQLKYSLRVPNPDRIHAVYAAMKRGMKVDDIHDLSFIDKWFLTQLKELVDVEQYLLARNLSDLTKDDFYEVKKRGFSDKQIAFATKSSEKDVRLKRLSLSIAPAYKRVDTCAAEFEANTPYMYSSYDYECESAPTQSKKVLILGGGPNRIGQGIEFDYCCCHTSFALQKAGYETIMMNSNPETVSTDYDTSDRLYFEPLTVEDVLNIIDLERPDGIIVQFGGQTPLKLSLPIQQYLDENKPKCANGNGHVRIWGTSPASIDAAEDMEKFNTILNELKIEQPKGGIAKSEADAVAIANDIGYPVVVRPSYVLGGRAMEIVYSDEKLATYLENAVEVDPERPVLIDKYLSDAIEIDVDALADSQGNVVIGGIMEHIEQAGVHSGDSACSIPTQTIPTSCLDIIRTWTTKLARRLIVCGLMNCQYAITLSGDVFLLEANPRASRTVPFVSKAIGHPLAKYASLVMSGKSLHDLNFTKEVIPAHVSVKEAVLPFEKFPGYDVLLGXEMRNTGEVMGIDYEFPIAFAXAQISAGQKLPLAGTVFLSLNDLTKPHLEKIAKAFLGLGFKIVSTSGRAHILELAKLPVERVLKLHEGRPYAADMVANGQIQLMVITSSGDALDQIDGRQLRRLGLAYKIPVITTIAGALATAEAIKSLKSSTIKMIALHDFFEDENKAGSDKLLQTVTSSL from the exons AAACTCGGAGCGCGAAGCTCATCCTTACCCGCTCTCCGCCTCCGATCATTTACGCCGCAGTTCGCCATTTTCCCCAACCGTACGAGTCACCGAGTCAACTTGGTCCGGTGCGACTCGGGTAATGGCGAAGCTGCTGCGGTGAAGGAATGGGCGTCGCCAAAGCTGGGGAAGAGGACGGACATTAAGAAGATCATGATTCTCGGAGCCGGGCAGATTGTGATTAGGCAAGCTTGCGAGTTCGATTACTTGGGGACTCAGGCGTGCAAGGCGCTGAAGGAGGACGGATACGAGGTCATTTTGATCAATTCCAACCCGGCCACGATCATGA GACCGGACTTGGCCGACAAGACTTACATTACGCCCATAACTCCCGAGCTGGTTGAGCAAGTGCTCGAGAAGGAGCGGCCTGACGCTCTGTTGCCGA ATGGAGGCCAGACGGCGCTGAATTTAGCCGTGGTACTGGCTGAAAGCGGGACTTTGGCCAAATACAGGGTCGAATTGATCGGAGCGAAGCTGGATGCCATCAAGAAAACAGAGGACAGGGACTTGTTCAAGCAGGCCATGAAGAACATAGGTGTCAAGACGCCGCCATCTGGGATTGCGACTACTTTGGAGGAATGTATCAAAATTGCGAATGAGATTGGGGAGTTTCCATTGATTGTCAAGCCGACGTTTACTTTGGGAGGAACCGGAGGTGGCATTGTTTATAACAGAGAAGAATTTGAGGACATTTGTAAGGCGGGGATTGCGGCTAGTGTGACGTCTCAGGTTTTGGTTGAGAAGTCGTTGTTGGGATGGAAGGAGTATGAGCTTGAGGTGATGAAGGACTTGGCTGACAATGTAGTGATTATATGTTCCATTGAGAATATTGACCCAATGGGGGTTCATACAGGGGATTCGATCACTGTGGCCCCGGCTCAGACATTGACGGATAAGGAGTATCAGCGGTTGAGGGACTATTCCATTGCTATCATAAGGGAGATTTGAGTGGAATGTGGTGGTTCCAATGTGCAGTTTGCGGTTAATCCTGTCGATGGTGAGGTTATGGTGATTGAGATGAACCCAAGGGTGTCTCGGTCCTCGGCTTTGGCGTCCAAAGCTACTGGTTTTCCCATTGCGAAAATGGCTGCCAAGTTGTCGGTTGGGTATTCCTTGGATCAGATACCTAATGACATTACAAAGAAAACTCCAGCTAGCTTTGAGCCTTCCATAGATTATGTAGTGACCAAG ATTCCCAGGTTTGCATTTGAAAAATTTCCAGGTTCACTACCAATAATGACTACACAAATGAAATCTGTTGGTGAGTCAATGGCACTGGGTCGCACATTTCAAGAGTCAGTTCAGAAAGCAGTTCGATCTTTGGAATGTGGTTTCTCTGGATAGGGCTGTGCTAAAATTAAGGAGCTTGACTGAGATTGGGAACAATTGAAGTATAGCCTCCGAGTCCCTAACCCAGACCGCATCCATGCCGTATATGCTGCAATGAAGAGGGGTATGAAGGTCGATGATATTCATGACTTGAGTTTCATTGACAAATGGTTCCTCACACAGCTTAAGGAGCTGGTAGATGTGGAGCAATACCTCCTGGCTAGAAACTTATCTGATTTAACAAAGGATGACTTCTACGAAGTTAAAAAAAGAGGTTTCAGTGACAAACAGATAGCTTTTGCCACTAAATCCTCTGAAAAAGATGTCAGGTTGAAGAGATTATCGTTAAGTATTGCTCCAGCATATAAGCGGGTGGATACTTGTGCTGCAGAGTTTGAGGCCAATACTCCGTACATGTACTCTTCCTATGACTATGAGTGTGAATCAGCTCCCACCCAAAGTAAGAAGGTTTTGATTTTAGGTGGAGGACCAAATCGAATTGGCCAAGGGATCGAGTTTGACTACTGTTGTTGCCACACGTCCTTTGCACTTCAG AAAGCAGGATATGAGACAATAATGATGAATTCAAATCCTGAAACAGTATCCACCGATTATGACACAAGTGACCGTCTATATTTTGAGCCACTAACTGTTGAAGACGTGCTGAACATAATTGATTTGGAAAGACCTGATGGCATCATTGTGCAGTTTGGAGGTCAAACACCGTTGAAGCTGTCACTACCTATTCAGCAGTATCTAGATGAGAACAAGCCTAAATGTGCAAATGGGAATGGACATGTACGCATTTGGGGTACTTCACCAGCTTCCATAGATGCTGCTGAGGACATGGAGAAGTTCAATACAATCCTTAATGAGTTAAAGATTGAACAACCAAAAGGAGGTATTGCCAAGAGTGAAGCTGATGCTGTTGCCATTGCGAATGACATTGGTTACCCAGTTGTTGTTCGGCCTTCGTATGTATTGGGTGGCCGAGCCATGGAGATTGTATATAGTGACGAAAAACTTGCGACCTACCTCGAAAATGCTGTTGAGGTGGACCCAGAGCGCCCTGTGTTGATTGACAAGTATCTGTCTGATGCCATTGAGATTGATGTCGATGCACTTGCTGACTCTCAGGGGAATGTTGTCATTGGTGGGATAATGGAGCACATTGAACAGGCTGGGGTCCATTCTGGAGACTCTGCTTGCTCGATTCCAACACAAACCATCCCTACTTCTTGCTTGGATATAATTAGGACATGGACTACAAAATTGGCCAGGAGGCTGATTGTATGTGGGCTGATGAACTGTCAGTATGCAATTACATTGTCTGGAGACGTTTTCTTACTTGAGGCAAACCCCCGTGCTTCCCGTACTGTCCCTTTTGTGTCAAAGGCGATTGGGCATCCATTGGCAAAATATGCTTCTCTTGTCATGTCTGGGAAGTCCCTGCATGATCTAAATTTCACAAAAGAGGTCATTCCTGCACATGTATCAGTAAAGGAAGCTGTTCTTCCATTTGAGAAGTTCCCAGGCTATGATGTGTTGCTGG CTGAGATGCGTAACACTGGGGAGGTGATGGGTATTGATTACGAGTTTCCCATTGCATTCGCCTAGGCGCAGATTTCTGCTGGGCAGAAGCTGCCACTTGCTGGCACAGTGTTCCTCAGCTTAAATGATTTGACCAAGCCTCATCTTGAAAAGATTGCCAAAGCCTTTTTAGGACTTGGATTCAAGATTGTTTCAACTTCTGGGAGGGCTCATATTCTTGAGTTAGCAAAACTTCCAGTGGAACGAGTGCTGAAACTTCATGAAGGGCGGCCTTATGCCGCTGATATGGTTGCCAATGGGCAAATCCAGTTAATGGTGATCACAAGTTCGGGTGATGCACTCGATCAGATTGATGGACGGCAACTGAGGAGGTTGGGCCTTGCTTACAAGATTCCAGTAATAACAACTATTGCCGGAGCTTTGGCAACTGCAGAAGCAATAAAGAGCCTAAAGTCTAGCACTATTAAGATGATTGCACTGCATGACTTCTTTGAGGATGAGAACAAAGCTGGGAGTGATAAATTGTTGCAGACAGTCACTTCATCCCTCTGA